From one Agathobaculum sp. NTUH-O15-33 genomic stretch:
- the yabQ gene encoding spore cortex biosynthesis protein YabQ yields the protein MFFPMEAQGLILIQSILLGAGIGVFYDVLRALRRQCRAGRGLTALLDAVFWAGVLFAMFEYGITLAAGQGRYFVLAGAGIGAGIYFSLISGPVLALLHLFFSSFAFVRDRAVQAARLVKGLAERFGLSKKIKECAKKFNKTPSIFRGKGLK from the coding sequence ATGTTTTTTCCGATGGAAGCGCAGGGACTGATCCTGATACAGAGCATTCTTTTGGGCGCGGGCATCGGTGTGTTTTACGATGTGCTGCGCGCGCTGCGGCGGCAGTGCCGCGCCGGACGGGGGCTCACGGCGCTGCTGGACGCCGTGTTCTGGGCGGGCGTGCTCTTTGCCATGTTTGAATACGGCATCACGCTGGCCGCGGGGCAGGGGCGGTATTTTGTGCTCGCGGGCGCGGGCATTGGCGCGGGAATCTATTTTTCGCTGATCAGCGGTCCGGTGTTAGCACTTTTACACTTGTTCTTTTCATCGTTTGCATTTGTAAGGGACAGGGCCGTGCAGGCGGCGCGCCTTGTAAAAGGACTTGCCGAACGGTTTGGTCTTTCCAAAAAAATAAAGGAATGCGCAAAAAAGTTTAACAAAACCCCTTCCATTTTTCGTGGAAAGGGTTTAAAATAA
- the yabP gene encoding sporulation protein YabP, which yields MAAEERGREMPHTIILEGRQKLSVSGVTDVQSFDEEQILLETVRGMLAVRGEGLHVERLQLEAGELIVLGEIGSIEYDDSVQPRGGMLSRLFGR from the coding sequence ATGGCAGCCGAGGAACGCGGTCGGGAAATGCCGCACACAATTATTCTGGAGGGAAGACAGAAACTCTCCGTTTCGGGTGTGACGGATGTGCAGAGCTTTGATGAGGAACAGATATTATTGGAGACCGTGCGCGGCATGCTCGCCGTGCGCGGGGAGGGGCTGCATGTGGAGCGTTTGCAGCTGGAGGCGGGCGAGCTGATCGTTTTAGGGGAAATCGGCTCGATCGAATACGATGACAGCGTCCAGCCGCGCGGCGGCATGCTGTCGCGCCTGTTCGGCAGGTGA
- a CDS encoding S1 RNA-binding domain-containing protein → MDLAVGSIVDGKVTGITKFGAFVALPEGKSGMVHISEVASSFVNDIKDFLQEGQQVQVKIIGIDQAGRINLSIKKAQAQQNPQPGAGNFAPRQPRFQRAAAPRGRAAAPKDPASMTFEDKLKAFMTDSETRQADVRHATDRKNGSRRRK, encoded by the coding sequence ATGGATTTGGCAGTGGGATCGATCGTAGACGGCAAAGTAACGGGAATTACCAAGTTCGGCGCGTTTGTCGCCCTGCCCGAAGGGAAATCGGGCATGGTGCACATTTCTGAGGTCGCGTCTAGTTTCGTCAACGATATCAAGGATTTTTTGCAGGAAGGCCAGCAGGTTCAGGTCAAGATTATTGGCATCGACCAAGCGGGCCGCATCAATCTGTCCATTAAAAAGGCGCAGGCACAGCAGAACCCTCAACCGGGCGCGGGCAATTTTGCGCCCCGGCAGCCGCGTTTTCAGCGCGCTGCGGCGCCGCGCGGCCGCGCGGCCGCACCAAAGGATCCCGCGAGCATGACCTTTGAAGATAAGCTCAAAGCGTTTATGACCGACAGCGAAACCCGTCAGGCCGATGTGCGCCACGCGACCGACCGCAAGAACGGTTCGCGCCGCCGGAAGTAA
- a CDS encoding FtsB family cell division protein, translating into MTKRQIPMLVKIAALIFLLYAAVKIVGLQSQIAEKKDQLNSLNMRVEEYEASNEAMKEDLKSGISDEDISEIARTELGYAEPGERVFVDTSSR; encoded by the coding sequence ATGACAAAACGGCAGATCCCTATGTTGGTCAAAATCGCGGCGCTCATTTTCCTGCTTTATGCAGCGGTCAAGATCGTTGGTCTGCAATCGCAGATTGCTGAAAAAAAAGATCAGCTGAACTCTCTGAACATGCGCGTGGAGGAATACGAGGCTTCCAACGAAGCGATGAAGGAAGACCTTAAAAGCGGCATTTCAGACGAGGATATCAGTGAGATCGCCCGCACGGAGCTTGGCTATGCGGAACCCGGCGAGCGTGTCTTTGTAGACACATCAAGCAGATAA
- a CDS encoding HU family DNA-binding protein — MKKSDFVTMVAEQAELSKKDTEKVIDVVFAALGDVLAQNDKLQISGFGTFETKERAARTGHNPRTGEAIEIAAATMPVFKPGKALKDKLNEQ; from the coding sequence ATGAAAAAAAGCGATTTCGTGACGATGGTAGCGGAGCAGGCCGAGCTTTCTAAGAAGGATACTGAAAAGGTGATAGACGTTGTGTTTGCCGCGCTGGGCGACGTACTGGCGCAGAACGACAAGCTGCAGATCAGCGGCTTCGGCACATTTGAAACCAAGGAGCGCGCCGCGCGCACGGGCCATAATCCCCGCACCGGCGAAGCCATTGAGATTGCCGCTGCTACCATGCCCGTATTCAAGCCCGGCAAGGCTCTGAAGGACAAGCTGAACGAACAGTGA
- a CDS encoding MazG nucleotide pyrophosphohydrolase domain-containing protein: MTDALSSVARSLPALIRAEKVQKKASKAGFDWKDVSGAADKVTEELREVNDAFAGSGDVEEEIGDLLFAAVNVARFAKVDPERALEKATDKFVARFARVEQTAFDQDKVLSDLSEDELDTLWNKSKEKV, translated from the coding sequence GTGACCGACGCGCTTTCCAGCGTGGCGCGCAGCCTGCCTGCGCTGATCCGCGCTGAAAAGGTACAGAAAAAGGCTTCTAAGGCCGGTTTTGACTGGAAGGATGTTTCTGGCGCGGCCGATAAGGTGACCGAGGAGCTGCGCGAGGTGAACGACGCGTTTGCCGGCAGCGGCGATGTGGAAGAGGAGATCGGCGACCTGCTGTTCGCGGCGGTCAATGTGGCGCGGTTTGCAAAGGTAGACCCGGAACGCGCGCTGGAAAAGGCGACGGATAAGTTTGTCGCCCGGTTTGCCCGAGTGGAGCAGACCGCGTTTGATCAGGACAAGGTGCTGTCTGATTTGTCGGAGGACGAGCTGGACACGCTTTGGAATAAATCGAAAGAAAAGGTATAA
- a CDS encoding amidohydrolase codes for MKKTLIKNVHVLTVNQTDEQFFGFAAFADGKIETLGQAEKTPAEKEFDEVIDGREGYLLPGMIDVHSHLGLYEDSLGFEGADGNEDTDPVTPHLRAIDGVNPMDRSFRETIEAGVTTVAVSPGSANPIGGQIAAIKTAGRRLDDMVLRAPLAIKFALGENPKSVYHEKDETPVTRMATAALIREQLYKAREYLARKDRAEGDPDEDAPDFDIKLEALVPLLRGEIDAHFHAHRADDIFTALRIAREFGLKPVIVHGTEAHLVADLLAGENVPVISGPYLTDRSKPELRALTERSPLLLHQAGIETAITVDHPELPLRLLPMAAQIAVKAGLSADAALRAVTAAPARIAGLGARIGSLAPGMDADAVLMDGHPMRFESRVSVVWIDGAQQYRRDE; via the coding sequence ATGAAAAAAACGCTGATTAAAAATGTGCATGTACTGACTGTGAACCAAACGGACGAGCAGTTTTTCGGCTTCGCCGCGTTTGCGGACGGCAAAATAGAAACGCTGGGTCAGGCGGAAAAAACACCGGCGGAAAAGGAATTTGACGAAGTGATAGACGGGCGGGAGGGCTATCTGCTGCCCGGCATGATCGACGTGCATTCCCATTTGGGCCTTTACGAGGACAGCCTTGGCTTTGAAGGCGCGGACGGGAACGAGGATACCGATCCCGTTACGCCGCACCTGCGAGCCATCGACGGCGTCAATCCGATGGATCGGTCGTTTCGCGAAACGATCGAGGCGGGCGTGACCACGGTGGCGGTCAGCCCGGGCAGCGCCAACCCGATCGGCGGACAGATCGCCGCGATCAAGACCGCCGGCCGCCGGCTGGACGATATGGTGCTGCGCGCGCCGCTTGCGATCAAGTTCGCGCTGGGCGAAAACCCCAAATCGGTTTATCATGAGAAGGACGAAACGCCGGTTACCCGCATGGCGACCGCTGCGCTGATCCGTGAGCAGCTTTATAAGGCGCGCGAATATCTGGCCCGCAAGGATCGCGCCGAGGGAGACCCGGATGAGGACGCGCCCGATTTCGACATCAAGCTCGAAGCGCTGGTGCCTTTGCTGCGCGGCGAGATCGATGCGCATTTCCACGCGCATCGGGCGGATGACATCTTTACCGCGCTGCGTATTGCGCGGGAATTCGGGCTAAAGCCCGTGATCGTGCACGGCACGGAGGCCCACCTTGTCGCCGACCTGCTCGCGGGGGAAAACGTGCCTGTGATCAGCGGCCCCTATCTGACCGACCGCTCCAAACCCGAGTTGCGGGCGCTGACCGAGCGCTCGCCCCTGCTGCTGCATCAGGCGGGCATCGAGACCGCGATCACGGTGGATCACCCGGAGCTGCCGCTGCGGCTGCTGCCGATGGCGGCGCAGATCGCGGTAAAGGCGGGGCTTTCGGCAGACGCGGCGTTGCGCGCGGTCACGGCGGCGCCCGCGCGTATCGCGGGGCTGGGGGCGCGTATCGGCTCGCTCGCGCCCGGTATGGATGCGGACGCGGTGCTGATGGACGGACATCCCATGCGCTTTGAATCGCGTGTAAGCGTCGTCTGGATCGACGGCGCACAGCAATACAGGAGGGACGAATGA
- a CDS encoding RNA-binding S4 domain-containing protein → MRLDKYLKVSRLIKRRTVANDACDAARITVNDKPAKASYQVKVGDIIEIAFGQRTLKVEVLDIAEHALKADAAALYRELL, encoded by the coding sequence GTGAGACTGGATAAATACCTAAAGGTATCCCGTCTGATCAAACGGCGCACGGTCGCGAACGACGCCTGCGACGCCGCGCGCATCACGGTGAACGATAAGCCGGCCAAAGCCTCCTATCAGGTAAAAGTGGGCGATATCATCGAGATCGCTTTCGGCCAGCGTACGCTGAAGGTAGAGGTGCTCGATATTGCCGAGCACGCCCTTAAGGCGGACGCCGCCGCGCTTTACCGCGAGCTTTTGTAA
- a CDS encoding uridine kinase family protein yields the protein MAEFTVNYINHRARYDAADFVMDCETYYRERVSRAANEIAKNIKQKPIVLINGPSSSGKTTTNDRLGRALLKLGIHAETISMDDYYRTIGTYEVPRDTENNVPDLESPECMNLPLLSKHLAQLIAGEEISIPRFEFETRTSIPNDRTLSLASDEVALIEGIHSFNPVIMGDLAHAATSVYLSVASTVVPREGPRLEPYMLRFLRRAMRDSLFRSSPVAETLHQWNSVRRGETLYIAPYRGQANLTIDTFLPYELCIFMQYLSDELKNRENELEAADLYPIYKVLDRIAPIDYKKVIPEDSVLHEFIG from the coding sequence ATGGCTGAATTCACCGTCAATTATATCAACCACCGCGCGCGGTATGACGCCGCGGATTTTGTCATGGACTGCGAGACCTATTACCGCGAGCGCGTTTCACGCGCGGCGAATGAGATCGCCAAAAACATTAAGCAAAAGCCGATCGTTTTAATCAACGGCCCGTCCTCCAGCGGCAAAACGACCACCAACGATCGCTTGGGCCGCGCGCTGTTAAAGCTGGGCATCCACGCGGAGACCATTTCCATGGATGATTATTACCGCACGATCGGCACCTATGAGGTGCCGCGTGATACGGAAAATAATGTGCCCGATCTTGAATCGCCGGAGTGCATGAACCTGCCGCTGCTCAGCAAGCATTTGGCGCAGCTGATCGCGGGCGAGGAGATCTCCATTCCCCGGTTTGAGTTCGAGACGCGCACCTCGATCCCGAACGACCGCACGCTAAGCCTCGCATCCGACGAGGTCGCGCTGATCGAGGGTATCCATTCGTTTAATCCGGTCATTATGGGCGATCTGGCGCATGCCGCGACAAGCGTGTATCTCTCAGTGGCGTCCACGGTCGTGCCGCGCGAAGGTCCTAGGCTGGAACCGTATATGCTGCGCTTTTTGCGCCGCGCCATGCGGGACAGCCTGTTCCGCTCCTCGCCGGTCGCGGAAACGCTGCACCAATGGAACTCCGTACGGCGCGGCGAAACGCTTTATATCGCCCCCTATCGGGGGCAGGCCAATCTGACCATCGACACCTTTTTGCCATACGAACTATGCATTTTCATGCAGTATTTGAGCGACGAGCTGAAAAACCGGGAAAACGAACTTGAAGCGGCTGATCTGTACCCGATCTATAAGGTTTTGGACAGAATCGCGCCGATCGACTATAAAAAAGTTATCCCGGAGGACTCGGTTTTGCATGAATTTATCGGCTGA
- a CDS encoding MazG nucleotide pyrophosphohydrolase domain-containing protein has product MVDFKQKEQYTFDDLLRIIEILRAPDGCMWDREQDHHSIRRNFIEETYEVCEAIDEEDAEHLKEELGDVLLQVVFHTEMEREKGVFDIGDVADGVCKKLIYRHPHIFADTVVASSAEILNNWDDLKRKEKKAGDRDRRAFQRGAQPACADPR; this is encoded by the coding sequence ATGGTAGATTTTAAGCAAAAAGAGCAATATACATTTGACGACCTGCTTCGTATTATCGAGATTCTGCGCGCGCCGGACGGCTGCATGTGGGACCGGGAGCAGGATCACCACAGCATCCGCCGCAACTTTATCGAGGAGACGTACGAGGTGTGCGAGGCCATCGATGAAGAGGACGCCGAGCATCTCAAAGAAGAACTGGGCGACGTGCTGTTGCAGGTGGTGTTCCATACCGAAATGGAGCGGGAAAAGGGTGTTTTCGATATCGGCGACGTGGCGGACGGCGTGTGCAAGAAGCTGATTTACCGCCATCCCCACATTTTTGCCGACACCGTGGTCGCCTCCTCGGCTGAGATACTAAACAACTGGGACGATCTCAAGCGCAAGGAAAAAAAAGCAGGAGACCGTGACCGACGCGCTTTCCAGCGTGGCGCGCAGCCTGCCTGCGCTGATCCGCGCTGA
- a CDS encoding putative polysaccharide biosynthesis protein has protein sequence MQRKKQNFIEGAAILVVASLIVKVIGAVFQIPLVNLIGGKDNPAFGLFTAAYRIYMTMLVISTVGLPAALSKMVAEATAGGREHEVRRIVKVAAVIFIPFGAVCSVALYAGAGVFSDLIKSADARFAVMAIAPSVLMVCILSVFRGYYQGRANMVPTAVSQVIEALGKMFVGLGLTYYAVGQGYDAPHVAAMAVLGVTIGEVAAAFYMVVRAALTRKQASVLSHGLNNAVRPFSQLCGQLLSLSIPITITSAVMSLTDLIDMALISARLQSPAIAMTSDQAMAIYGVYTGYAVNFFNLPQTLITAISVSVLPVIAGARAMQNFTKVSKTMSTAFRLTLLITLPAGAGFLLFGQQIVRLVYSKDTVLGGQLLQILGFAVPAVALVAITNAILQAFGRVDLPLISMFIGALIKICGDYVMVADPRLQIAGAPVSTTLCYWVIALINLVQIGRLSHGLPPFGRTVVRPIAATIGMGASSMICFTLLSRALAAAPGSVVDKLVTLVSIMVAVLVYGVLLLLLHAVEREDVLLLPKGEKIANLLRLK, from the coding sequence TTGCAGCGTAAAAAACAGAACTTTATCGAAGGCGCGGCGATTCTGGTCGTTGCAAGCCTGATCGTCAAGGTGATCGGCGCGGTTTTCCAGATCCCGCTCGTCAATCTGATCGGCGGCAAGGATAATCCGGCGTTTGGCCTGTTCACGGCAGCCTACCGCATTTATATGACCATGCTGGTCATATCCACGGTCGGCCTGCCCGCGGCGCTTTCCAAAATGGTGGCCGAAGCCACCGCGGGCGGCCGCGAACACGAGGTGCGCCGCATTGTCAAGGTGGCGGCGGTCATCTTTATTCCGTTTGGCGCGGTCTGTTCGGTGGCGCTTTACGCGGGCGCGGGCGTCTTTTCCGACCTGATCAAATCCGCGGACGCGCGCTTTGCCGTTATGGCGATCGCGCCCAGTGTTTTGATGGTGTGCATCCTATCCGTGTTCCGCGGCTACTATCAGGGACGCGCCAATATGGTGCCTACCGCTGTTTCGCAGGTCATCGAGGCGCTCGGCAAAATGTTCGTCGGCCTTGGGCTGACCTATTATGCGGTCGGACAGGGATACGATGCGCCGCATGTCGCGGCGATGGCGGTTTTGGGCGTCACGATCGGCGAGGTCGCCGCGGCGTTCTATATGGTGGTCCGGGCGGCGCTGACCAGAAAACAAGCCTCTGTCCTCAGCCACGGCCTGAACAACGCCGTGCGTCCGTTCAGCCAGCTTTGCGGGCAGCTCTTGTCGCTGTCCATTCCCATTACCATCACCTCGGCCGTGATGAGCCTGACCGACTTGATCGATATGGCGCTCATCTCCGCGCGGCTGCAGTCGCCCGCGATCGCAATGACCTCGGATCAGGCGATGGCGATCTACGGCGTGTACACGGGGTATGCGGTCAACTTTTTTAATTTGCCGCAAACGCTGATTACCGCGATCTCGGTGAGCGTGCTGCCCGTGATCGCGGGCGCGCGCGCGATGCAGAATTTTACCAAGGTATCCAAGACCATGTCCACCGCATTTCGGCTGACGCTGCTGATTACCCTGCCTGCCGGCGCGGGTTTTCTGCTGTTCGGTCAGCAGATCGTGCGGTTGGTTTATTCCAAGGACACCGTGCTGGGCGGTCAGCTGCTGCAGATCCTCGGCTTTGCCGTGCCGGCCGTCGCGCTGGTGGCCATCACCAACGCGATCCTGCAGGCGTTTGGCCGGGTCGATCTGCCGCTGATCTCCATGTTTATCGGCGCGCTGATCAAAATTTGCGGTGATTATGTGATGGTAGCCGATCCGCGGCTGCAGATCGCGGGCGCGCCTGTCAGCACCACGCTGTGCTACTGGGTGATCGCGCTGATCAATCTGGTGCAGATCGGCCGCCTGTCGCACGGCCTGCCGCCATTCGGCAGAACGGTCGTGCGGCCAATAGCCGCGACAATCGGCATGGGCGCGTCAAGCATGATCTGCTTCACGCTGTTGTCGCGTGCGCTGGCCGCCGCGCCGGGGTCGGTTGTCGATAAGCTGGTCACGCTCGTTTCCATTATGGTTGCCGTGTTGGTATACGGCGTGCTGCTGCTGCTTTTGCACGCGGTCGAGCGCGAGGACGTGCTGCTTTTGCCAAAGGGCGAAAAAATAGCAAATTTGCTGCGCCTGAAATAG
- a CDS encoding MBL fold metallo-hydrolase, with the protein MKILQFCVGPVATNCYIVYDEQSLDAAVIDPGDSAPSILAAADKEGLHIRYVLLTHAHFDHILAAHEILQQTGAKYVVPEADTWLLKKEAMGEFRPFVRSYVEDVPDILASEGTTVTFGSLTAAYMNTPGHTPGSSVIRIGDCLFTGDTLFRHECGRCDLEGGDFSQMLRSLRRLYELEGDYQVLPGHEGLSTLAEERARNPYMKQAIGK; encoded by the coding sequence ATGAAAATTCTTCAGTTTTGTGTCGGCCCGGTCGCGACGAACTGTTATATCGTATATGACGAACAGAGCTTGGACGCCGCGGTGATTGATCCCGGCGACAGCGCGCCGTCTATTTTAGCTGCGGCGGATAAGGAAGGTCTGCACATTCGGTACGTGCTGCTCACGCATGCGCATTTTGATCATATCCTTGCGGCGCATGAGATTTTGCAGCAGACCGGCGCAAAATATGTCGTGCCCGAAGCGGATACGTGGTTGCTGAAAAAGGAAGCGATGGGAGAATTCCGTCCCTTTGTCCGCTCGTATGTCGAGGACGTACCCGATATCCTCGCGTCCGAGGGGACGACCGTCACCTTTGGTTCGCTTACGGCGGCATATATGAATACGCCGGGCCACACGCCCGGTTCATCCGTGATCCGCATAGGGGATTGCCTGTTTACCGGCGATACGCTGTTTCGTCACGAGTGCGGGCGTTGCGATCTGGAGGGCGGCGACTTTTCGCAGATGCTCCGGTCGCTGCGGCGGCTTTATGAGCTGGAGGGCGACTATCAGGTGCTGCCCGGCCACGAAGGCCTGTCGACCCTTGCGGAGGAGCGCGCGCGCAATCCCTATATGAAGCAGGCGATCGGGAAATGA
- the hemZ gene encoding coproporphyrinogen dehydrogenase HemZ produces MTYVLIGHEMKHAVEEMLLHLLPAAVLTRAEKLPETGDRCLSMLREQDGRAYALAEAVVDGRCLRCERDAAIDGMDELARKRTVTELIKTTLYEAIAPGLPEAPVWGSLTGVRPAKLARGLIERGKSRAETAEALRGHFFVSQKRVSLTIRAAETALFFGNEIGPDDISLYVGIPFCPSRCYYCSFVSAATAQSGHLIEPYLDALCREIEETGAMVREAGKRVQSIYIGGGTPTTLTAEQLKRLTARLAEAFDFSFLREYTVEAGRPDTITPEKLAALKTAGVTRVSINPQSMEDEVLRQIGRRHTATDVLRTYEEARQAGFREINMDLIAGLTGDTPESFGRSVHTLIGLAPENITVHTLAIKRGADLSDKAANAAERRKVGEMLDLAETALGAAGYGPYYLYRQKFSAGGFENVGWCKPGTECFYNVAMMEELQTILSLGAGGVSKRVERDTGWIERTNNPKYPQEYIGAAGRLSAGKRKLLRLGV; encoded by the coding sequence ATGACCTACGTTCTGATCGGACATGAGATGAAGCACGCGGTCGAAGAAATGCTGCTGCACCTGCTGCCGGCCGCTGTGCTCACCCGCGCGGAAAAACTGCCGGAAACGGGCGACCGCTGTCTCTCCATGCTGCGCGAGCAGGATGGCCGCGCGTATGCCTTGGCGGAAGCCGTGGTGGACGGGCGTTGTCTGCGGTGCGAGCGCGACGCGGCCATTGACGGGATGGACGAACTGGCGCGCAAGCGCACGGTGACCGAACTGATCAAAACCACCTTATACGAAGCCATCGCGCCCGGCCTGCCGGAGGCGCCCGTTTGGGGGAGCCTTACCGGCGTGCGCCCGGCCAAGCTCGCGAGGGGCCTGATCGAACGCGGCAAAAGCCGCGCCGAGACGGCCGAGGCCCTGCGCGGGCATTTTTTCGTTTCTCAAAAGCGTGTTTCGCTCACGATCCGCGCGGCGGAAACCGCTCTCTTCTTTGGCAATGAGATCGGGCCGGATGATATTTCGCTCTATGTCGGCATTCCGTTCTGCCCGTCCCGCTGCTATTACTGCTCGTTCGTATCGGCGGCGACCGCGCAGTCCGGCCACTTGATCGAGCCCTATCTGGACGCGCTGTGCCGCGAGATCGAAGAGACCGGCGCTATGGTACGCGAGGCGGGCAAGCGGGTACAGAGTATTTATATCGGCGGCGGCACGCCGACCACGCTCACGGCGGAGCAGCTAAAGCGATTGACCGCGCGGCTTGCAGAAGCGTTCGATTTCTCGTTCCTTCGTGAATATACTGTAGAAGCCGGGCGGCCGGATACGATCACGCCGGAAAAGCTCGCGGCGCTGAAAACCGCGGGCGTCACCCGTGTGAGCATCAACCCGCAAAGCATGGAGGACGAGGTGCTGCGGCAGATCGGACGGCGCCACACGGCAACAGATGTGCTGCGCACTTATGAAGAGGCGCGGCAGGCAGGGTTCCGAGAGATTAATATGGATCTGATCGCCGGTCTTACCGGCGATACGCCCGAATCCTTCGGTCGGTCTGTTCATACGCTCATCGGACTTGCGCCGGAGAATATTACGGTGCATACGCTGGCCATCAAGCGGGGCGCGGACCTGTCCGATAAGGCGGCGAACGCCGCCGAGCGGCGTAAGGTGGGGGAAATGCTCGATCTTGCGGAAACGGCGCTTGGCGCGGCGGGATACGGGCCATACTACCTGTACCGCCAGAAGTTTTCGGCCGGAGGGTTTGAAAACGTAGGCTGGTGCAAGCCGGGAACCGAGTGCTTCTATAATGTTGCGATGATGGAAGAGCTGCAAACGATCTTGTCTCTGGGTGCGGGCGGCGTGTCCAAGCGCGTCGAGCGCGACACAGGCTGGATCGAACGCACGAATAACCCAAAGTATCCGCAGGAGTATATCGGCGCGGCCGGCCGGCTTTCGGCCGGCAAGCGAAAACTGCTGCGGCTCGGCGTCTGA